The following proteins come from a genomic window of Pseudomonas hygromyciniae:
- the feaR gene encoding transcriptional regulator FeaR, whose product MPALLNPCVEFANWNRDLRAVCGNFSTARSDRHSLFIGSVHGQDVCGLELAHIRTNAGLISRHHTHGDGDDDRHCFLILQGSGHQRIRQQHRVIDLGPDDIALVDSAQAFEIEPQGLVQNTSVHLSRAEVTRQFGQQRLFGKLARNSVATHMIRALVRSLEEAQLSDGYGGENDGPAVEQAMIGLAAAGLDARAEGQPGFACVGQDDIYGLATRLVEASLQEADLGPEYLARHLNVSVRQLYRLFEQRHESIARYIQQRRLERVAQDLRARDLRHESITQIAFKWGFVDAAHFSRAFKRHFQHAPRDFRQQPV is encoded by the coding sequence ATGCCTGCCTTGTTGAACCCTTGCGTTGAGTTCGCCAATTGGAATCGTGATTTGCGTGCGGTGTGCGGCAATTTCAGCACCGCGCGCTCAGATCGACACAGCCTGTTTATCGGCAGCGTCCATGGCCAGGATGTGTGTGGCCTGGAGTTGGCCCATATCCGCACCAATGCCGGGCTGATCAGCCGCCACCACACCCACGGCGATGGCGACGATGACCGCCACTGCTTTCTGATCCTGCAGGGCAGCGGCCATCAGCGCATCCGCCAGCAGCACCGGGTGATCGATCTGGGGCCGGACGATATCGCCCTGGTGGACTCGGCCCAGGCCTTCGAGATCGAGCCCCAGGGGCTGGTGCAGAACACCTCGGTGCACCTGTCACGCGCCGAGGTTACCCGCCAGTTCGGCCAGCAGCGCTTGTTTGGGAAGCTGGCGCGCAACAGCGTCGCCACCCATATGATTCGTGCACTGGTGCGCTCCCTGGAGGAGGCGCAACTGAGTGACGGCTATGGCGGCGAGAACGATGGCCCGGCCGTGGAGCAAGCCATGATCGGCCTGGCGGCTGCGGGCCTGGACGCGCGTGCCGAGGGCCAGCCGGGTTTCGCCTGCGTGGGGCAGGACGATATTTACGGCCTGGCCACGCGCCTGGTGGAAGCTTCCTTGCAAGAAGCCGACCTTGGCCCCGAGTACCTGGCGCGGCACCTGAATGTCTCAGTGCGCCAGCTATACCGGCTGTTCGAGCAACGTCATGAAAGCATCGCGCGTTATATCCAGCAACGCCGCCTGGAGCGGGTGGCGCAGGACCTGCGCGCCCGCGATTTGCGGCATGAGTCGATCACCCAGATCGCCTTCAAGTGGGGCTTTGTCGACGCTGCGCATTTCAGTCGGGCCTTCAAGCGGCATTTTCAACATGCGCCCCGGGACTTTCGCCAGCAGCCGGTTTAG
- a CDS encoding PulJ/GspJ family protein yields MKAAQRGLTLVELLVAMALTAVVGVLLAALVNGWVKVRERLEEPGGEPQVLEWCMALERRFDGLVLRQLYEQRLPLDLAWLEWQPSLGQLQWVALAAWPPADGASRVQRQRLLFDARQQRLELWVSADLYAADKPRWALKESLAPVERATFSFYQGTRWLAFPSTAAAQPNRGVRIEFEHHGAPYVCTFALPDTQP; encoded by the coding sequence ATGAAGGCCGCGCAGCGTGGCTTGACCCTGGTCGAGCTGTTGGTGGCGATGGCGCTCACGGCGGTGGTCGGGGTGTTGTTGGCCGCCCTGGTCAATGGCTGGGTCAAGGTGCGTGAGCGTTTGGAAGAGCCCGGCGGCGAGCCCCAGGTATTGGAATGGTGCATGGCCCTGGAGCGCCGTTTCGATGGCCTGGTGTTGCGCCAGTTGTACGAGCAGCGCTTGCCCCTGGACTTGGCGTGGCTGGAGTGGCAGCCGAGTCTGGGGCAATTGCAGTGGGTGGCCCTGGCCGCCTGGCCGCCCGCCGACGGCGCATCACGCGTGCAACGCCAGCGCCTGTTGTTCGATGCGCGCCAGCAGCGCCTGGAGCTGTGGGTCTCGGCCGACCTGTACGCCGCCGACAAGCCACGCTGGGCACTCAAAGAGTCATTGGCGCCGGTCGAGCGCGCCACCTTCAGTTTTTATCAGGGCACGCGTTGGCTGGCCTTTCCTTCTACTGCTGCCGCCCAGCCCAATCGCGGCGTGCGGATCGAGTTCGAGCATCATGGAGCCCCTTATGTCTGTACCTTCGCCTTGCCCGATACCCAGCCGTGA
- a CDS encoding bifunctional diguanylate cyclase/phosphodiesterase — protein MEKLKVDPKSSPEGKVSNLSTARAYLLACSLLLLAMFLLVGVLLVSIADHLNHDAGEHSRIDIENALLSVERVAGSTVKDYAFWGDAYVHLHQQVDVDWAFGRQNLGSTLFADLGFEGVFVVDPTGRTVYSVIDGQLQTVAVQDWLHIPIEPLLAQAREAAVNSQSVSRLVQADGAPAVLAAAALTPGTDPSVKADSGPASVLIFIAKLAPQRLAALGADFGVQGLRVAPPGGTAADVPSLRLRDNAGVVQWDSDDPGHQLLVLVVPLVTVAGLIFALMAWVIQRRSTAAARIMDSNYATLQASRAALLVSEARFRDVAEAASDWIWEVDSQLRFTYLSERFDVITGLKGANCLGLAADDLLASDQGLLSNWFKDHAHRPNAIVQCNYLSGDGEPRICRLSVREIPGQGYRGTASDITEEVQARRRIEYLSQHDALTGLANRSRMQEFLEGKLKAVPTLEQPLVMLSIDLDRFKPVNDLLGHAAGDDVLNQVSRRLQGCLRGDDLVARIGGDEFMLVVAGMSSPLEVEGLCRRLIDFIEQPFYITEHEVFISASIGIAMAPADATLAEELLRYADIALYEAKESGRNTWRFYAGDMNARIIERRQLEADLRHAIKNGELRLDFQPRYRIEGKRLAGAEALVRWEHPRRGLLGPDVFIPIAEETGLILPLSNWVLHAACQEAAGWPDDVMISVNLSSTEFQRGHLVARVKAVLVETGLNPARLELELTESVMLNDEKVALDTMQGLKALGVRLLMDDFGTGYSSLSYLRSFPFDGLKIDRSFVGGLTASGGDQSIIQAIVGLGRALSLTVTAEGVETLDQLKALKDVQCDEAQGFYLSVPVNAQAISALITGRTD, from the coding sequence ATGGAAAAGCTCAAGGTTGATCCAAAGTCGTCGCCGGAAGGCAAAGTCTCCAATCTCTCTACCGCAAGGGCTTATCTGCTTGCCTGTTCGTTGCTGTTACTGGCCATGTTTCTGTTGGTCGGGGTGCTGCTGGTTTCGATTGCCGATCACCTGAATCACGACGCCGGCGAGCACAGTCGGATCGATATCGAAAACGCCTTACTGTCTGTGGAGCGTGTCGCTGGCTCTACGGTCAAGGACTATGCGTTTTGGGGCGATGCCTACGTTCACCTGCATCAGCAGGTGGATGTGGACTGGGCGTTTGGCCGGCAAAACCTGGGCTCGACGCTATTTGCCGATCTGGGCTTCGAAGGGGTCTTTGTTGTCGATCCCACAGGCCGTACGGTGTATTCGGTGATTGATGGCCAGTTGCAGACCGTTGCCGTACAGGACTGGCTGCACATCCCGATCGAGCCACTGCTGGCCCAGGCCCGGGAGGCCGCCGTCAACAGCCAATCGGTGAGCCGCCTGGTACAGGCCGACGGGGCGCCGGCGGTGCTGGCCGCTGCGGCGCTGACGCCGGGCACTGACCCGAGTGTGAAGGCTGACAGCGGGCCCGCCTCGGTGTTGATCTTCATTGCCAAGCTTGCGCCGCAACGACTGGCTGCGTTGGGCGCGGACTTTGGTGTGCAAGGCCTGCGGGTCGCGCCGCCTGGCGGGACCGCGGCGGACGTCCCGAGCCTGCGCCTCAGGGACAATGCCGGCGTGGTGCAATGGGATTCCGATGACCCGGGGCACCAGTTGCTGGTGCTGGTCGTGCCCCTGGTCACGGTCGCCGGGCTGATCTTCGCCCTGATGGCCTGGGTGATCCAGCGCCGCAGCACCGCCGCTGCGCGGATCATGGACAGCAACTACGCCACCCTGCAAGCCAGTCGCGCCGCGCTGCTGGTCAGCGAGGCGCGTTTTCGTGATGTGGCCGAGGCGGCATCCGATTGGATCTGGGAGGTGGATAGCCAACTGCGCTTCACCTACCTGTCGGAGCGTTTCGATGTGATCACCGGCCTCAAGGGCGCCAACTGCCTGGGGCTGGCGGCGGATGACCTGCTGGCCTCGGACCAGGGCCTGTTGTCCAACTGGTTCAAGGACCATGCCCATCGCCCGAATGCCATCGTGCAATGCAACTACCTCTCGGGTGACGGCGAACCAAGGATCTGCCGGTTGTCGGTGCGCGAGATACCGGGGCAGGGTTATCGGGGTACCGCCAGTGACATCACTGAAGAGGTACAGGCCCGGCGACGTATTGAGTACCTATCGCAACACGATGCCTTGACTGGGCTGGCCAACCGTTCGCGCATGCAGGAGTTCCTCGAAGGCAAGCTCAAGGCGGTGCCGACCCTGGAACAGCCGTTGGTGATGCTCAGCATCGATCTTGATCGCTTCAAACCGGTCAATGACCTGCTGGGGCACGCCGCCGGCGATGACGTACTCAACCAGGTGTCGCGGCGCTTGCAGGGCTGCCTGCGCGGTGACGACCTGGTCGCACGCATTGGCGGCGACGAGTTTATGTTGGTGGTGGCGGGCATGAGTTCGCCGTTGGAAGTGGAAGGCCTGTGTCGGCGGCTAATCGATTTTATCGAGCAGCCGTTTTACATCACTGAGCATGAAGTGTTCATCAGCGCCAGCATCGGTATTGCCATGGCGCCGGCGGATGCGACCCTGGCCGAAGAGTTGCTGCGCTATGCCGATATTGCGCTCTACGAAGCCAAGGAAAGCGGGCGCAATACCTGGCGTTTTTATGCGGGCGATATGAACGCGCGGATCATTGAGCGGCGCCAGCTTGAAGCCGATTTGCGCCACGCGATCAAGAACGGTGAGCTGCGCCTGGATTTCCAGCCGCGCTACCGCATCGAAGGCAAGCGCCTGGCCGGCGCCGAGGCCTTGGTGCGTTGGGAACATCCGCGGCGCGGGCTGCTGGGTCCTGACGTGTTTATCCCCATTGCCGAAGAAACCGGGTTGATCCTGCCGCTGAGCAATTGGGTGCTGCACGCGGCTTGCCAGGAGGCCGCTGGCTGGCCTGACGACGTGATGATTTCGGTCAATTTGTCCTCTACCGAGTTCCAGCGTGGGCATCTGGTGGCGCGGGTCAAAGCAGTGCTGGTCGAGACGGGTTTGAACCCGGCGCGACTGGAGCTGGAGTTGACCGAAAGTGTGATGCTCAACGACGAGAAAGTCGCCTTGGACACCATGCAAGGCCTCAAGGCCCTGGGCGTGCGCTTGCTGATGGATGACTTTGGCACCGGCTATTCATCGTTGAGTTATCTGCGCTCATTCCCCTTCGACGGGCTGAAGATCGACCGCAGTTTTGTCGGTGGGCTGACCGCCAGCGGCGGCGATCAGTCGATCATCCAGGCGATTGTCGGCCTGGGTCGCGCGCTCTCGCTGACGGTGACTGCCGAAGGCGTGGAAACCCTTGACCAGCTCAAGGCGCTGAAGGATGTGCAGTGCGATGAGGCGCAGGGCTTCTACCTCAGCGTGCCGGTGAATGCCCAGGCGATCAGTGCGTTGATCACGGGCCGGACTGATTAG
- a CDS encoding acyl-CoA synthetase, which produces MNSPVSLARLSDIQALEQHYPLAQRDLPGSTYELLQRAAERFADLPALCFLPTGSIEDQPWRISYAELFAKVTQTANALHRLGLRPGQAVSFLLPNLPQTHFVIWGGEAAGIVNAINPLLEPEHIAELIRASNTSVLVTLAPFPGTELWQKVAALADFLPQMPTIVTVDLANRLPEPQRSAVRAQRPAMPAGVLDFDEVLAAAPADYLESGRVIQPDDIASYFHTGGTTGTPKLAPHTHFNEVAMAEIIGLHGRYVPDDVLLCGLPLFHVNGVMVTGLAAFHNGAQVLLAGPQGYRNPALIKDFWRLVERYRVSSFSGVPTIYAALLQIPNDGIDVSSLRFALCGAAPMPVELIRQFEARTGLRIIEGYGLTEGTCATACNPYEGERRPGSIGLRLPYCEVKIAVLDSDGNYLRDAATDEPGSLCLRGPTVFKGYLQADKNAGIWLDGDWFNTGDLGRIDADGYIWLTGRSKDLIIRGGHNIDPQMIEEALHRHPCVALAAAVGKPDTRAGELPVVYVQLKTGEHASEAQLLEHAMQHIHERAAVPKNIWLVEQIPLTAVGKTFKPALRLDAIRRVFEEEVWQVAAASRVEVHSDERHGQRVDIHVPQLSAVHREQLDQRLSGFAVRYVVHCA; this is translated from the coding sequence ATGAACAGTCCTGTTTCCCTTGCCCGGTTGAGCGATATCCAAGCCCTGGAGCAACACTATCCCTTGGCCCAGCGTGACTTGCCGGGCAGTACCTATGAGTTGCTGCAGCGTGCCGCCGAACGCTTTGCCGATCTGCCGGCCTTGTGTTTCCTGCCGACGGGCAGCATCGAGGATCAGCCTTGGCGCATCAGTTATGCCGAGCTTTTTGCCAAGGTCACGCAAACCGCCAACGCCTTGCATCGTCTAGGGTTGCGCCCCGGCCAGGCCGTTTCTTTCCTGTTGCCTAACCTGCCGCAGACGCACTTTGTGATTTGGGGCGGTGAGGCGGCGGGGATCGTCAATGCGATCAATCCGTTGCTCGAACCTGAGCACATTGCAGAGCTGATCCGGGCTTCCAATACCTCGGTGCTGGTCACACTGGCACCGTTCCCCGGTACCGAGCTGTGGCAGAAAGTGGCGGCCCTGGCAGACTTTTTGCCACAGATGCCCACGATTGTGACGGTCGACCTCGCCAACCGGTTGCCGGAGCCGCAACGCAGCGCCGTAAGAGCCCAGCGGCCAGCGATGCCGGCAGGCGTCCTGGACTTCGATGAAGTACTTGCAGCCGCCCCGGCCGATTATCTGGAAAGCGGGCGGGTTATCCAGCCTGACGATATCGCCTCCTACTTTCACACCGGCGGCACCACGGGCACCCCGAAACTGGCCCCTCACACCCACTTCAACGAAGTGGCGATGGCCGAGATCATTGGCCTGCATGGGCGATATGTACCGGACGATGTGCTGCTCTGCGGGTTACCGCTGTTTCACGTCAACGGGGTGATGGTCACCGGGCTTGCCGCGTTTCATAACGGCGCGCAGGTGCTGCTCGCCGGGCCCCAGGGTTACCGCAACCCGGCCTTGATCAAGGACTTCTGGAGGCTGGTGGAGCGCTACCGAGTCAGCAGTTTCAGTGGGGTGCCTACCATCTATGCGGCACTGCTGCAGATCCCCAATGACGGTATCGACGTCTCCAGTCTGCGCTTTGCGCTCTGCGGTGCAGCGCCGATGCCGGTGGAACTCATCCGCCAGTTCGAAGCCCGCACGGGGCTGCGCATCATCGAAGGTTATGGCTTGACCGAAGGCACCTGCGCCACCGCCTGCAATCCCTATGAGGGCGAGCGTCGTCCCGGTTCCATCGGCCTGCGCCTGCCGTATTGCGAGGTCAAGATCGCGGTGCTCGACAGCGATGGCAATTACTTGCGTGATGCCGCCACGGACGAGCCTGGCTCCCTGTGCCTGCGTGGTCCGACGGTGTTCAAGGGGTATCTGCAAGCGGACAAGAACGCCGGCATCTGGCTTGATGGTGACTGGTTCAATACCGGCGACCTGGGGCGCATCGATGCCGATGGCTACATCTGGCTGACCGGTCGCAGCAAGGATCTGATTATTCGCGGTGGCCATAATATCGACCCGCAGATGATCGAAGAGGCGTTGCATCGTCATCCGTGCGTAGCGTTGGCCGCCGCAGTGGGCAAGCCGGATACCAGGGCCGGGGAACTGCCGGTGGTGTACGTGCAGCTCAAGACCGGCGAACATGCCAGCGAGGCCCAGTTGCTGGAGCACGCCATGCAGCACATCCACGAACGTGCGGCGGTGCCCAAGAACATCTGGTTGGTAGAGCAGATTCCGTTGACCGCTGTGGGCAAGACCTTCAAGCCCGCCTTGCGCCTGGATGCGATCCGCCGGGTGTTCGAGGAGGAGGTGTGGCAGGTCGCGGCGGCAAGCCGGGTGGAGGTCCACAGTGACGAGCGCCACGGGCAGCGCGTGGATATTCATGTGCCGCAGCTTAGCGCGGTCCACCGTGAGCAATTGGATCAGCGCCTGAGCGGGTTTGCCGTGCGTTATGTGGTGCATTGCGCATAA
- a CDS encoding type II secretion system protein GspL, whose product MFERLRAKPREWLLVRPPATAEGPWQWLHYSAQQACASGVWPPPPALLQLPGALIIPALDCSHFCLPAPPGLKRHEWPQLFEEYAQQPAEALLVSCLSREAGQLELLVMQREQVQHWLAECAALGVQITHGWAEVQLLPNAEPGHAVRWQREQLLCLKAHSRQWLVWPSVLGERLPQAWRDLPGETLAGDWPSRLARLEQLPSVLEGSRPTRVRAQRAPLMNRLQRHLLLGCVVLATCWSAVYLLQSLRQIDVWKTQVRAVAGPASNPQQARTALARVQGEATEWQVRQQKIVALEQGLSAWLQQQPGWSVMSMAFDGKHWRLGLRGNGPRPEPAQWQAIAQLAGAQWTDEVQGVGVQLHLSFDLGEQP is encoded by the coding sequence ATGTTTGAGCGTCTGCGGGCCAAACCGCGGGAATGGTTGCTGGTGCGCCCGCCAGCCACCGCCGAGGGACCTTGGCAGTGGCTGCACTACAGCGCGCAACAGGCTTGCGCAAGCGGCGTCTGGCCGCCACCGCCCGCTCTGCTGCAACTGCCGGGCGCCTTGATTATTCCGGCACTGGATTGCAGCCATTTCTGCCTGCCGGCGCCGCCGGGGCTCAAGCGCCATGAGTGGCCGCAATTGTTTGAAGAGTATGCGCAGCAGCCCGCCGAAGCGTTGCTGGTCAGTTGCCTGTCCCGCGAAGCCGGGCAGTTGGAGTTGTTGGTCATGCAGCGTGAGCAGGTGCAGCACTGGCTGGCCGAGTGTGCCGCACTTGGCGTGCAGATCACCCACGGTTGGGCAGAGGTGCAGTTGTTGCCGAACGCCGAGCCGGGGCACGCGGTGCGTTGGCAGCGCGAACAACTGCTGTGCCTGAAGGCCCACTCCCGGCAATGGTTGGTGTGGCCATCGGTATTGGGTGAGCGCTTGCCCCAGGCCTGGCGCGATCTGCCTGGCGAGACGCTTGCGGGCGACTGGCCGTCGCGCCTGGCGCGCCTGGAGCAACTGCCCAGTGTGCTGGAAGGCTCGCGGCCGACGCGTGTCCGTGCACAGCGGGCCCCTCTGATGAACCGCTTACAGCGGCACTTGCTGTTGGGGTGTGTGGTGTTGGCGACCTGTTGGAGTGCGGTGTATCTGTTGCAGAGCTTGCGCCAGATCGACGTTTGGAAAACCCAGGTCCGGGCGGTGGCCGGGCCCGCCAGCAATCCGCAACAGGCCCGTACGGCGTTGGCGCGGGTGCAAGGCGAGGCGACCGAATGGCAGGTGCGCCAGCAAAAAATCGTGGCCCTGGAGCAGGGACTCTCGGCCTGGTTGCAACAGCAGCCGGGGTGGTCGGTGATGAGTATGGCGTTCGACGGCAAGCATTGGCGCCTCGGCCTGCGCGGTAATGGTCCCCGGCCGGAGCCGGCGCAATGGCAGGCCATTGCCCAACTCGCGGGCGCCCAATGGACCGATGAGGTGCAAGGGGTCGGCGTGCAACTGCACCTGAGTTTTGATCTGGGAGAACAACCATGA
- a CDS encoding p-hydroxyphenylacetate 3-hydroxylase reductase component, translated as MSTENPSSVFDTRAFRRALGNFATGVTVVTAADANGRKVGVTANSFNSVSLDPPLILWSIDKRSTSHEVFETASHFAVNVLAADQIDLSNNFARPKEDRFAEVEYQAGEGGAPILADCSARFECEKFQQVDGGDHWIMIGKVVAFDDCGRSPLLYHQGAYSMVLPHTRMTQREEGQPPSSHFQGRLSHNLYYLMTQALRAYQSSYQPRQLSTGLRTSEARMLMVLENDAGLSLAELQREVAMPAREIEEAVNNLKRKALVRDDQERVKLTTKGVDETESLWTIAREQQDKVFSQFSDEQLETFKTVLKAVIQH; from the coding sequence ATGTCTACTGAAAATCCAAGCAGCGTATTCGATACCCGCGCATTTCGCCGCGCCTTGGGCAATTTCGCCACCGGTGTCACGGTGGTGACCGCGGCTGATGCCAATGGGCGCAAAGTCGGGGTGACCGCCAATAGCTTCAACTCGGTGTCCCTCGACCCACCGCTGATCTTGTGGAGCATCGACAAACGCTCGACCAGCCACGAAGTGTTCGAGACGGCCAGCCACTTTGCGGTGAACGTTTTGGCCGCCGATCAGATCGACCTGTCCAACAACTTTGCCCGGCCCAAGGAGGACCGGTTTGCCGAAGTCGAGTACCAGGCCGGCGAAGGCGGGGCACCGATTCTGGCAGACTGCTCGGCACGTTTTGAGTGTGAGAAGTTCCAGCAGGTCGACGGGGGTGACCACTGGATCATGATTGGCAAAGTGGTCGCCTTCGACGACTGCGGCCGTTCGCCGTTGCTGTATCACCAGGGCGCCTATTCCATGGTGCTGCCGCACACCCGCATGACCCAGCGCGAGGAAGGCCAGCCACCGAGCAGCCATTTCCAGGGCCGCCTGAGCCATAACCTTTATTACCTGATGACCCAGGCGCTGCGTGCTTATCAGTCCAGCTACCAGCCCCGCCAGCTGTCCACCGGCCTGCGCACCAGTGAGGCGCGGATGCTGATGGTGCTGGAGAACGACGCTGGCCTGAGCCTGGCCGAGCTGCAGCGCGAAGTAGCAATGCCCGCGCGGGAGATCGAAGAGGCGGTGAACAACCTCAAGCGCAAGGCCTTGGTACGCGACGATCAGGAGCGGGTCAAACTCACCACCAAGGGCGTCGATGAAACCGAGTCGTTGTGGACCATCGCCCGTGAGCAGCAAGACAAGGTCTTCAGCCAATTCAGCGATGAGCAGTTGGAGACCTTCAAGACCGTGCTCAAGGCGGTGATCCAGCATTGA
- a CDS encoding ArsR/SmtB family transcription factor: protein MVINASPVIIHAMRAFKHPSPEDLTLERLLYALSDPVRLDIVRCLAGVEEASCGELDGGRPKSSMSHHFRVLRDAGLVHTRSVGTTHMNSLRADVLAERFPGLLECILAQH, encoded by the coding sequence ATGGTAATCAATGCCAGCCCTGTTATCATTCACGCCATGCGAGCCTTCAAACACCCCTCCCCCGAAGACCTGACCCTCGAACGCCTGCTCTATGCGTTGAGTGACCCGGTGCGCCTGGACATCGTGCGTTGCCTGGCCGGGGTGGAAGAAGCCAGTTGTGGCGAGCTGGACGGCGGGCGTCCGAAGTCCAGCATGTCCCACCACTTCCGGGTTTTACGTGATGCCGGGCTGGTGCATACGCGCAGCGTTGGCACGACCCATATGAACTCGTTACGGGCCGATGTGTTGGCCGAGCGATTTCCGGGGTTGCTCGAGTGCATCCTTGCTCAACATTGA
- a CDS encoding general secretion pathway protein GspN produces MSRGVITWAILVFALTLLLELPATFVARQVPWPAGWQPIGVAGSVWNGHATRVGALGPVAWNLRPWKAQVGLGFQQRFWALSIQGWPWNWQAQLAPRAVNALPAPMFVLDGHWEGRLQVDGAGTGCRKTQGELVGQDLAVLSPWLVKLGNARIALQCRDGLRLLADLQLPAEHHFKIEADPRRLQVDGQIEPGAAVTPLLVQARWLQPAAQSFSKVLGRP; encoded by the coding sequence ATGAGTCGCGGGGTCATCACATGGGCCATTCTGGTGTTTGCCCTGACCTTGCTGTTGGAGCTGCCAGCCACCTTTGTCGCCCGCCAAGTGCCATGGCCGGCTGGCTGGCAACCTATCGGTGTCGCGGGCAGTGTGTGGAATGGCCACGCGACGCGGGTTGGCGCCCTGGGCCCGGTGGCGTGGAACCTGCGGCCGTGGAAGGCGCAGGTGGGCCTGGGCTTTCAACAACGCTTCTGGGCATTGTCGATTCAGGGCTGGCCGTGGAATTGGCAGGCGCAGTTGGCGCCGCGTGCGGTCAACGCCTTGCCGGCGCCGATGTTCGTGCTGGACGGCCATTGGGAAGGGCGATTGCAGGTCGATGGCGCCGGAACGGGGTGCCGTAAAACGCAAGGGGAGTTGGTGGGGCAGGACCTTGCCGTGTTGAGTCCATGGCTGGTCAAACTGGGAAACGCTCGGATAGCGCTACAGTGCCGCGATGGGCTGCGGCTATTGGCCGACCTGCAACTGCCTGCCGAGCACCACTTCAAGATCGAAGCGGACCCGCGGCGCTTGCAGGTGGACGGGCAGATTGAGCCAGGTGCCGCTGTGACCCCACTACTGGTCCAGGCACGCTGGTTGCAGCCGGCGGCGCAAAGCTTCAGCAAGGTGTTGGGCAGGCCCTGA
- a CDS encoding transporter produces MKTLSTLTLSTLFASLAPLAHADVKPDPGDYTALPQGTDVVVLYQQNPRGDKVYSGGKKVADNLDLDMTVGVLRLIHFTEFFNTGLTWDPQIVIPFGYQKIGASDTKNSGLGDITFGGTVWTIADLANNQHLGWSAFVTAPTGSDKNQGFALSSNRWALDFQVGYIKGLTDKITWDVIAETEFYGEQRATDAKKDPLLQLHNHLRYNFTPETYAAVSYRHNWGARETLDHETLATSRSNGTLGFTVATMLGKQVQVLGQLMHDTSVREGVKIDNSLQFRLAYFY; encoded by the coding sequence ATGAAAACACTTAGCACGTTGACCCTCAGTACACTTTTCGCAAGCCTGGCGCCATTGGCCCATGCCGACGTCAAGCCCGATCCCGGCGACTACACGGCCTTGCCCCAGGGCACTGATGTGGTGGTGCTGTACCAGCAGAACCCGCGGGGCGACAAGGTCTACTCCGGCGGCAAGAAAGTCGCCGACAACCTTGACCTGGACATGACCGTTGGCGTGTTGCGCCTGATCCACTTCACCGAGTTTTTCAACACCGGCCTGACCTGGGACCCGCAGATCGTCATTCCTTTCGGCTACCAGAAGATCGGTGCCAGCGACACCAAGAACTCGGGGTTGGGCGACATTACGTTTGGCGGCACGGTGTGGACCATCGCGGACCTGGCCAACAACCAGCATCTGGGTTGGTCGGCGTTTGTCACCGCGCCCACGGGCAGCGACAAAAACCAGGGGTTTGCCCTGAGCAGCAACCGCTGGGCCCTGGATTTCCAGGTGGGCTATATCAAGGGGCTGACCGACAAAATCACCTGGGATGTGATTGCCGAGACCGAGTTCTACGGCGAACAGCGCGCCACCGATGCCAAGAAAGATCCGCTGCTGCAACTGCACAACCACCTGCGCTACAACTTCACCCCAGAGACTTACGCGGCGGTCTCCTATCGCCACAATTGGGGCGCACGGGAGACGCTCGACCATGAAACCCTGGCCACCAGCCGCAGCAACGGCACGCTGGGCTTTACCGTGGCCACGATGCTGGGCAAACAGGTGCAGGTATTGGGGCAGTTGATGCATGACACATCGGTGCGCGAAGGGGTGAAGATCGATAATTCGCTGCAGTTTCGCCTGGCGTATTTCTACTGA
- the gspM gene encoding type II secretion system protein GspM: protein MKARMHAYLAHFNQLPAKRRYSLLAGWSTVALLLLVLLTRPLLAAWQDARQWQALAQQAGALIPPAAFSNEQWQALAVSRQWVLTRVEQQGDRWQLQGELPGPQALQQLLRTVQEQGARPLQWSLEQAGGQRYAFSLEVAARP, encoded by the coding sequence ATGAAAGCCCGGATGCACGCGTACCTGGCCCATTTCAACCAACTGCCGGCCAAGCGCCGCTATAGCCTGCTGGCCGGCTGGTCCACCGTTGCGCTGTTGCTGCTGGTGTTGCTGACTCGGCCGCTGTTGGCAGCCTGGCAGGATGCGCGCCAGTGGCAGGCACTGGCGCAACAGGCCGGTGCGCTGATCCCGCCGGCAGCATTTTCCAACGAGCAATGGCAGGCGCTGGCGGTGTCGCGCCAATGGGTGTTGACCCGTGTCGAGCAGCAAGGCGATCGCTGGCAATTGCAAGGCGAACTGCCCGGGCCCCAAGCCTTGCAGCAACTGCTGCGCACCGTGCAGGAACAGGGGGCGCGGCCGCTGCAATGGAGCCTTGAGCAGGCTGGCGGCCAGAGGTATGCCTTTAGCCTGGAAGTGGCGGCGCGGCCATGA